In Vitis vinifera cultivar Pinot Noir 40024 chromosome 4, ASM3070453v1, the genomic window AACATTGAAGACAACTTGACACTTATTCATATCATTTCTCATCCAAACTTGCTTAATCCTAGGTAGTGACTTAGAGGATCTTTGTAGCGTTTTAGGCTTTTGATTAGATTTATTCCCTTTCCTATTATTCAAGATGTTATCTTTAAGAGACTTAAATTCATTCATTAGCCTACTCATCTTAGTTTCAAACTTCTTTAGGAACTTAGTATAGCATCTAAACTGAGTGTGTCTAGTTTTCTTACAATGTCTGCATAGTGATAGGTTTTTAGGAGATGCTATTTGGTTAGAGGTTTCATCTTTACCTTTGACAAACATAGTTTCTCCACTAGTGGGagttttatctttattaatgTATCCCAATCATCTTTTATTACCATGGGTTTTGCATTTATCAAGTATCTCATTTAGCACTTTAGTTCCAAGGTGAAAGATTTCATTCATAGATGAAGGCTTATAACTTTTTATCTCTTGAATGATAACATTATTCTTCTCAAGGAGAGAGTGATGTTCAAACTTaagaaatctaattttctcaaGTAATTagtcttttcttcttttaacaCATCAATGTTGGTTTTAAGAGCTTCAAGAATATTATGATCCCTTAGATAGTTCTTAATCATTTTTTCATGCTCAACAACAAGATTATTCAAGAATTCAGCCTTTTGATAATCAGTGAACTCATCATCAATATCATTATCATGCATAGATTCCACAGATGCAATAAAAGCTAAGAAGTCATTGGGATTGTATCTTGCATTTTCAGAAGCTAAGGATTCACTCTCTTTAGAATCCGTGTCGCTCCAAATAGCCTACATTAACTTTTTGATATCTTTGGGACTAGGACAATCAGCAACAAAAATGTCTCAAGCCATCATAGTTAAAGCAGTCGATTTCCTTACCTTTAGAAGAaccttttcctttctcattaGAAGacttttcaattctttttccctttctaGATTCTTAATTCTTTTAGAATTTCTTATTGAATTTCATGatctttttaattcttttagcCATATGAGTTAGTTTATCCTTTGTTGTGTTGTATGACATTTCaatatctttttcttcattctcaaaagtcttaAGTGCATAGTCCCTAGGCTTTTGAGAGTTAGGAAAACTCATCCCATATGTTTGTATGGAGCCTACAAGTTCATCAATCCTCATTGAATCAATGTCCTTGCTCTCCTCTATGACAGTAACTTTTGACATAAATCTCTTAGGAAGAtatctcaatatttttataactacttCAGAATTAGGAATAGGTTCTCCAAGGTAAAAGGAACAATTAACAATATTACTTAATTTAGAATagaatgaagaaattttttgaTTTTCTAGCATCACAATATTCTCAAATCTCGTGGCAAGAATTTACAACTTAGAGATCTTTACAACAAACTTAACTTCATGAGTAACTTGGAGTATATCCCATGTTTCCTTTACATGTTTACAATTTGCTATCCTGCAAAACTCATATGGACAAACttcattaaaaatactaaataaagctCTAGCAATGACTTCACTATCTTCATTATTAGCTTTGTCCGATTTGTATTTAGGTTTAAGTTCTTTGATTGATCTTCCTTGTGCATCAAGGATCAATGGGGGTTCTCATCCATATTCTACTGAATTTCATGCCCTTTTGCCTTGCCTTTTAAGAAAAAAACCTCATATTGGCTTTCCAATGAGAATAGTTACTCCCATCAAAGTAGGGTGGACTATTTAAAGGGGCACCACTTTTAGTTTGTTCCTTATCAAACTTACCAgatcaataaaattttgatttttatcctaTAGGATCAATAAAGATTTTGTTTTAATCTTGTAGGATTaataaaagattaatttttatCCTATGGGagtaaaaatttgatttttatctcgCTCTGATATCAATTGAAAAACTGAAAGTCCAATAGGGAACACCTAAAGGGGAGAGGGGGTTTGAATGGATGATATCAATTGAAAAATCGAAAGTCCATCTTCTCTCTATTTTCCACTTTTACCATTGCACACTAACTGCTCCTTTTGTTACCAAAGTCTCATATCTTAATTGATGAAATGGAGTAGTCTTGTAATAGAATGACTTTTATTAAATTAACCCTATTTTAAAGTTTAGTGTATCCATGCATTATATTTTGATGCATTGAGATGAGTCACCAAATTAGATTGACATTTCATATATCAAACTTATTCTAAGTCATGATCTCAAAGCTATCTCATGTCATAAGCTTATGTTTTTCACATCTACTATTTATCTGcaataatgaaattataatccACATTTTACACATGAGAGaatatcaaacaattaaaagaaatacaaataatagaaaatttataaaagatacataaataaataatgtgttgtatcaatgaaaaataaaaataagaagacaACTCAAAtccttagaaataaaataaaatcatattttcctACTATCTagttttgataaataatttgtttcttGTAGAAAGAGATAGAGAGTTAATAACAATTATTTCAATCTAACAATGGAACCAAAACCTTAGAATAggaaatttacaaaaaaaataatatgttgtgtcaataaaaataattaggattgaaatttctcaatatttttcaagtcttaatttttagaaatgaagACTAACAACTATACATAAATTTACCAACTACTTCAAAAAATCTACATATGTACTCAAATGAAAACATGAATTGTCCATTCAATTTGATATACAATGGCAAAGAAAGAAGGGTTACAACTTAGAAATACCTTAAGCATAATATCTCAAAGGTTATCAACTAGCTACATAACtattttgacatggtattaTTACTTTTTGTAAGACCATCTTTGGTAgattttgagttaaaaaaacaTAGCAACAATTGTCAAGAGATTAGATTGCAATAGTCTTTGAGGTCTTAGAAGCTCAAGATCTATAGTGAGATGCCCCTTAAAAAGGTATCCTAATTAAAAGATAAgcaaaaccttaaaaaaaaaaaaacaatatgaaattttttgtgAAGGGAAAACTCTTATGGTAGAGCTTttgaaagcatgacatgatgtaaaaGAATAAGATTTCATTAATAAATGTGTATGTTATGATTTTTAGTCTCTCTTTTTATCCTTGGTTGCATTATTTATTATTCGAGGATTCACACCTATATCACTTGAATAgtacgtgacttaggtgcattatgAATTGCATAAACGATCCAAATCATAGGTTCCAagcaagatgataagttgttcatgGAATTAGGTAACCCATTAGAGATTATTGTGCACAACCTCTTAATCAAAGGGATGATTTGTCTTGGTCCTTGGGATGAGTTTCTcttggtgagtgcactagtatgtatggttatacattggaCATGACCAATGGTCAATCATGACATTGGTTATTGGGTAGTCATGAATTACAAAGCTACTATGCTACATGGGCTCTTAACCTTGAGATAATAATGAACAAGTGTTGAAGTCTTTAGTGGCTTTAACATATTGATGAGACCTTAAGATGGTTATATATGTTgggataaaacccttaaaagcaagacatgatgtaacaaaattaaacttCACTTTCCATTTTCCTATCCACTAATGAAATTAAGGTTTATTTAAGCATTCAAGCCCTCatctcttgcattgtatgacttggatgcattaggagttacatgaaagatacaagtcatgggttccttacaagtTGATGAGTTGTTTGCAAATGGACTTGGGCAATTCATCTAAAGTTGTAGGGCACTACCTTCTAATTaaagggatgacttatcttgatcATCTAGAGGATTTTTCCATGGTAAGTGCAATAGTGTTATGGTTACACATTGTGCAAGATTTATGGTGAATCGTGACATTAGCTATCATGCAATCATGATTTACCTAGCTACTGtgctacatggactctcaaccttgagagaatattgagttaatGTTAAGGTGTTCAATGGCTTTAACACATGGGTGAGACACTAAGGTTGTCATATATTCCTTGTGAATTAAACTACTATTGATTAAGATAGGTGGCAATATTCTTAAGATAGACACTGTGATATCTCATGAGTTTAAGACAATGTGTCTTGTTAAGTGATCCTAATGACTTTTGATCATGAAATAAGTGCATTAGGATGGGTTATTAGTGACTCTAATGGAACATAAGCAATGCTTCAAAAGTTACTGCGAAATGTATTACTTTAAGAGATAATATGTTAGCTGCTAAGAACAATGAGTTCTTAAACCTAGAGATTgaaggtgatttaaaaaaaaaaaaagattgttgtaataaaaagagtaatattcctaattttattatgttattaatgaaggatatttggaagttatttcaagatctaaatatttacaattgttgttatatttataaggaaacaaataaaataatagattgtTTAACTAAGAAATGTATTTGTAATATAGAGTCAACCATTTGGTGGTTAAATTTTCTGAAAGATGTTATAAAATTTggtttcaaatattattatgactCATCTTTCAATCAAATTTGTAGGTATTCTACTTCGTAAACTcttttcataataaataaatcaaattcaaaagctCATGTCTAGATGCATCAATCCAAATTCGAAATTAAAATGACCCATTTAACACATTAAAACCCATATATAAACAAATCAGCCCTCAATATTAAAATAAGtccaaactcatttttttttttaaaaaaaatacatcataAGAAAGCCCTATTAGACAATAACATAAACACCTTGTTGCTTGATATATTACAATGCAGTTCATAAATGAAGATGCCATGACCACTATACAACAACAATTACAAATCCCTAAACGTTTCATGAAAGTAGATTAGTACTTGAAAGGCCTTAAAATAACAAGCATTCATGCTATCATCAACTAAATATAAAAGAGATTATTACTCTCTAGAATATGAATATTCCTGTTTCCACGCCTGTTCTGTTTATGCAAGGTTGTACAGCCTTATTCAATTTCAATTAAATACATCTAGGGGAAAACAAACTAAGAGAATTGGAAATAGCAGAGTTGTAAatttaggaaagaaaatagaaagatttGAGTGCGAGGATCTAAGGGCAGTTAGGATTAAATCCAGGTCCCCCAAAATAGAAGTGAGTGCCCCAATCATCATTGTTGTTGAGGAGATTTATGTTGTAGCAATTGCTATTATCGGCTTGGGTGGATATGCTTTGGGGTGGGTTGATGTCGTTATTTGAATCGACAAGTCCCAGGTTTCGGAAATAGCTGGCCTTTCCATTGCCCTCTTGGGCGAAGCGGCCTGAGCCCATTTGGGTGGAAGTGTGGGCGCCGTTGGGCTTGGAATTGAACACCTCCCCACCCCACTCCACCAGCGTCGCATTCGCTGCTAAGTGTGTGAACAGGTTTGACGGCCAGTATCCCACTGCATTGTTGTTCCCGTACCCCAGCCACCAATTTTCCGTCTTTGGatcctaaaattttcatttatttttaattctccaaataatatatataaaattatcaaagtcaAACAAATCTATCTGATGAAGAATCACAAACCTTCCATATGAAAATATTACTTTCGTATAGCTCGCCGGAGATGGTGGAGACCGGAGCAATGGCCGTTCCCACAACTATTTCTTTGTCCACCTGCACAAATCCTGGACATAGAGTGTTGTAACACCCTGTTGATTGATATCCATCTGCCTGTCCCCATTTGGCAAACTTAggttaaaaatcattttaatgcATCTACAACATATTTGACTTTTGACTTGTTAGAAAGAGATCTGACCGTCCAATAAGCAAATAATCTGGTGCTCTTGTCGCCATGCAGATCCGGCAGAACCTGAGTACGTATCGtataatataaaagaataaggggttattaaataacaaatagtaAGTAATGGATTATAAttagaaaaagaggaaaaagtgTACATGCCACCCAGCTTCTACGCTATTCAGATCTGACCCCTCGAATGATCCGGCAAGAACCCAAATCTGGGAGATACTCATCTCTTCCTCCACTTGTAAGGATGGGTTCCACACGTTTATTGTTGCAGATGCTCCGTACACCGCCTCCGATGGTCTCGAGGTCGCGATGGCATACTATCATTTCCAATGCACTCTAAGTTATTCTTGATTGCGAAAAAATAATCCAATTATTAAATTAGTTTCATAGCACCTTACGAAAGATATTGGAAGATAATCTAATGATATCAAgtttatagaattaaaaaatattattattattattattattataatttaataaaactaaTGTGGAGTTTATTCCCATAAATAcgaattttttattaaagtaatCAACTCAAATCATCCTTGCCTAATGGGTATTTAATAGAAtcgttatttttttttatttgaaacaaaaaacaaaatatttttatttaaaaaaaaaaattaaaagtcatGCTAAATggtgttaatttttgtaaaaaaataaataaaattaaaacatatacCATTATCTTTcctcttgaaaataaaaaaataagtgcaAATTAGAAGTAACATTGTTTCTATAAATGAAGCAGCAAAAATCTTAGCTGAGGAGAAAAGGGAATGATTTTAATGAAGAGACAAACCTCATGGCCTTTGGCATTAACATCATCCGGGGAAACGGTGTGCCTGGCTAGAGCCATTCTTGGTTGCTTCTTCCCAAAATCATAGAGAGATTTGGCCCTCAACACATCATCCACCGTGGTCCTCCTGATGGGCACTGTGCCCTTGGGGCACCTTGTCCTATTTTGATGCCATACTTGCCATGCACCTCTCCCACTAATCACCACCCTTTCTTCATTCTTCCTACTTGAAGTATGTTTGTCTCCCTTCACTTCCTCTTCTTTCATTCTCCTCACTCTTGGCATCTCTGGTGGAACCAACTGATCATTATATTCAtcacataataaaaattaaaaatcaatacaaaAGGCCTCTGATAATTGAAGAGAATTTGGAATAGACGTTGTATACCTGAAGCTTATGATTCTTGAGAAGAGGATGATCAAAAGCAGGTTGTTTCCATTTATCAATGCAATCTATGATATCTCCATCTGGGCTCTAACAAATCAATGAAGAACACAAAACCCGTAAACATTATCATCTTCTGCAAATAATTAAAGAAACCCCACTTGAAATCTAactaaaaattggaaaaataatatttaataaccCATTCCTTCCAATGTCTGCTTTACGTCAATTAGCCATGATGACTTTAAAACATATGTATTCTTTTATGAGATgtccactatatatatatagtattaaaTGAAAGTTCTTAACTCTTATTTAATGTCGAATATCACCATTACTATCATTGAAGACACTCATTCAAGTGGCTctctcttaaaaatattattcactTTAGTCAATGGGCCGTTATTACTTTAAGCATGCTAAGAGAAGTTTGTTCTATACATAATGCTTGGAACTCCTTCTCATTTAGAATATCATAAAATACCTCAATGGTCATGACAGCAGGCTTATTGATCTTGTCTAAGTGCTTCTGAATCCTCTCAAGCGTCAAGCTACTTGCTTGCTTGTCCTTAGAGTACTCCAAACCTGAAACAATATCGACTGATCTTTCCAAGAAAATGGCTAAGAAAAAAGCCCAAAAAAGAGGTAGAAGAACaacagaagaagaagatgagtaTCTTCTCTTCCTTTGTAGAAGACCACCCATATCTCATTCAATGCCAAAGGAGAAATTAATTGAGGTAACTAGAACTATCAGTAGATAAAACAAAGATGGGGAGGGGAGGCAACAACCAAATAAGAGCGTATACGTAGCGAGCTTCTCCTCCAAAACCCAAAAAACACTAAACATTTTATAGCGCcactttgatttgaaaatgCGTATGTGCCACCACACATTTTCACCTTTCTTTCCTTATCAATATCTCCATtcctttcctttatttttccattttatgtCTGTCGTTCCACCAATTCTATATGCTTCCTGCCTTTCTAAATATACAGGTGCATATTAATAAGATATATTCTTTGGATATTTGATTTCCAAAATTATAGTTTTCCTAAAtctatttgatattttagtttaaataacCTACCAAATCTATagtttgaaattggaaattaagaaTCCAAGCATATGGGATAAGTTCAGATGAATGCACGTATGGGAAAAAATGCCCCATTATGAACCACTTCTTTGGGTTCATTTTCAATTGATACTTTCCTTTCGTATTTCTTTGAGAGAGTGGGGATTGGAATAATGTGTTTTTGTATATTTGATTTCCAAAATTATAGTATCTACATCGTATTTAACTCTTCTTTTATCTCTcacatatttattcttttatctaTAATCTAGATGTATCGGTGCTAATGAATAAGAtatattctttatatatttaatttctaaaattattgtttccTAAATCTATAtgatattttactttaaataaccTATCAAATTTATGATTTGAAATTGCAAATTATCTATCCAAACATATGTGATTAGGTTATAGTACCTTGATTTggaaataaatgtaaaaaaggAAGTCATCTGTTAATAATCGAAAATATACTATATcacttcaaaatatttaaagtttaatGCACAAGTGATGTGTTTTTACGTTCCAATAACATCCTACCACGTATGCTTCCTCTAGTTAGGtttataaagaaaagaaaatcctaGTCTTTTCTATACATAATAGACAACAACCCTAACCCTTCTCTACATCATTCTCTCACTCATGAAGCTCCTTTCAAGCTAATTTCCTTCTTCAAAGGTACAATATCTtatctctcaatttttgttcATGCTAATCATCTTCCTTAAATATATTCCTGTATATTCGATTGCCAAGATTATAGTATCTCCATTCTATGAACTCTTCTTTTATCTCTctcatatttattcttttatttatctataatttaaatgtattggtgcatatgaataaaatatattctttacATATTTGATTTCCAAAATTATTGCTTTCCTAAATATATATggtattttactttaaataaccTACCAAATTTATGATTTGAAATTGCAAATTAAGAATCCAAACATATGTGATATTAGGATAGAACCCACATGATGTAATACacttttggattttattattcatttaataaagTTCTAGTACATTTTTATCTATCCTATTTACTTCGgcttgcatcttttgcattgcaTGTGACTTGGgtatattaggagttgcacgaaagatctaagtcatgggtgcCTTGTaaataaatgacttgttcatagttagtatatgggtctaggcaacccattagaggctATAGTGCACCACATCCTAATATGAGGGATGGCTagtcttggctattgggatgagtttcccatggtgagtacactagggtgtatggttacacattggataagatcaacgatgagtcatgacttaagccTATTAAGTAGTCGTGATTTCACCAAGTTGTTTCATtctgttgtctctcaaccttaagaaaatattgagtttgtgttgaAGTTAGTAGCGGCTAACCTACAAATGAGAtcataagctgatcatatattccctatggattgggtcactgttaaTGGAAGTAgataacaataggtattctcaatagaaacactgtgatatctcttgggattgagacaatgtgtccctactggtgatcttaaggaggtgtgttcatggaaactatggtcatagtattTCCTTAAGTAAAACTTGATATAGACCCTTTGAGACTTAaaacatgtcaattgaacatACAATAGgaagatctgtaactcaaggataataGAGGTAGTCATGAAAGGTTGATAGGTTTCACCTTTTTAGATTATGGACATAGTTCATAGGGAGATTAATGTAATGAATAGTAGGGCATGGACTCGAGCACTCGGTGTCttgttattatttacataagatgctagagttcaattgattatttgaagtgggatgttgaatcaacttcagaattggattctaagggagctagtattcctatgggtcttGCTCttagctcatataccttgttagcatGAGTTAAAAGGGTCatattgactctaggttcacttttatgcataagggcgttttgataattacacaaggttgtaAGGGATAAGttaacaaggtctctagattgggttaatTGTTGAATTAGTAGActctattaggttaattaatcaattaagacatgttttgggttagattaagtgacccaaatcCTTAGTGGgctcaaatcacttaagcctagtgagtataaatacccctttagagGTTAAGGTTTCTATAGTTTTTTTCTAGAGAGTcgtcttccacctctagagagaTTCATAGCTTCCACTCTCCTTTCCATCCCCACCAAAaatgtgtcaagatcaaggttcgagtcatcgaATGAAAGACTTCGAGTTTACAAGACTTCTGCGATTTTATTATTCATCTTCATCTCGTGGATTTAATTCAAGAACATCCATATTTGAggtatggttttcattagtacTTTTGAAATccctttaaagtttaaaaattttattttatttttctctatgcATGAGATTTAGAAAatcctaggatagttatgcatgtacCTAACTTAATCCAGGCTTGGGAAACAAAGAGATCTGAGTTTTTCCCATCAGCTGATATCAAAGACATAGGTTAGTTATCGTGTTAGAATCATTCTAGGATATGATAACTTGGTTTTACAACGTTTTTGTTTATCCTATGGTCCTAAGGATAATGAATGTGTGTTCTACATTATGATTCTTTTATAATACAATAGTTATTTTTGTGATTACTTTTATTAGGGATGTAATAATTACTTGGATTGTTGTTTGCTTTTCctagatgggttgtaagcctCATAAGAggtaaatgattttttttttcttataaaaatctcatttttatcTTAGAATAATTTGTAAACTCCAAATATTTGGAGTATaggattttgttgtaaaaatatGGCTTTTATCATTCGTTGTAGCTTATGGAGAGTTTAGAAGCAATCCAAAGCATCACAAAGTCATTGCAACTAGTACCCTA contains:
- the LOC100253522 gene encoding protein neprosin yields the protein MGGLLQRKRRYSSSSSVVLLPLFWAFFLAIFLERSVDIVSGLEYSKDKQASSLTLERIQKHLDKINKPAVMTIESPDGDIIDCIDKWKQPAFDHPLLKNHKLQLVPPEMPRVRRMKEEEVKGDKHTSSRKNEERVVISGRGAWQVWHQNRTRCPKGTVPIRRTTVDDVLRAKSLYDFGKKQPRMALARHTVSPDDVNAKGHEYAIATSRPSEAVYGASATINVWNPSLQVEEEMSISQIWVLAGSFEGSDLNSVEAGWHVLPDLHGDKSTRLFAYWTADGYQSTGCYNTLCPGFVQVDKEIVVGTAIAPVSTISGELYESNIFIWKDPKTENWWLGYGNNNAVGYWPSNLFTHLAANATLVEWGGEVFNSKPNGAHTSTQMGSGRFAQEGNGKASYFRNLGLVDSNNDINPPQSISTQADNSNCYNINLLNNNDDWGTHFYFGGPGFNPNCP